Proteins found in one Clostridium butyricum genomic segment:
- a CDS encoding 3'-5' exonuclease, with product MNYIVFDLEFNQLYTKKNEEINTKSICEKKIIENSSVKNKSDSSDNKTCEMPFEIIQIGAVKLNDNFEIIATFNRLIKPSLYNEIHPFIEELTGINTEMVATEKHFPSVYKEFLKFIGSNDFVMCVWGIDDIKQLIRNIHYHSLNIHNNIKKYIDIQNLASKEFNTPKGNRLGLKTAVEFWNIPIQNDFHNALNDAVYTCHVFKKVFNKNLKPSIYSNPNYNRIPTNSLKVDTEKLISQFEKMFGRKMTKEEKSIIRIAYNMGKTHQFLK from the coding sequence ATGAATTACATAGTATTTGATTTAGAATTTAATCAGCTATATACAAAAAAAAATGAAGAAATAAATACGAAAAGTATCTGTGAAAAGAAAATAATAGAAAATAGTTCTGTAAAAAACAAATCTGACTCAAGTGATAATAAAACATGTGAAATGCCTTTTGAAATAATACAAATTGGTGCTGTAAAGCTTAATGATAATTTTGAAATAATAGCAACATTCAACAGATTGATTAAACCATCATTATATAATGAAATTCATCCTTTTATTGAAGAACTCACAGGAATAAATACTGAAATGGTTGCAACTGAAAAACATTTTCCATCAGTATATAAAGAGTTTTTAAAATTTATAGGATCAAATGATTTTGTAATGTGCGTATGGGGAATAGATGATATAAAACAGTTAATACGTAATATCCACTATCATAGTCTTAATATTCATAATAACATAAAAAAATACATTGATATTCAAAATCTTGCTTCAAAAGAATTCAATACTCCAAAAGGAAACCGACTTGGTTTAAAAACTGCTGTTGAATTTTGGAATATTCCTATACAAAATGATTTTCATAACGCATTGAATGATGCGGTTTATACATGCCATGTATTTAAAAAAGTATTTAATAAAAATTTAAAGCCAAGTATTTATTCTAACCCTAATTATAACCGTATTCCAACTAATTCTCTAAAAGTAGATACAGAAAAACTTATATCTCAATTTGAAAAAATGTTTGGACGTAAAATGACAAAAGAAGAAAAATCTATAATAAGAATTGCTTATAATATGGGGAAAACCCATCA
- a CDS encoding Crp/Fnr family transcriptional regulator encodes MYNIKAFLNDISINKMCVLLEKIQPAKIYNKGDFIFHQEDKADCFYFLKSGAIRTFSTSVNGDERTIFILRKQGVFGTSSFFTNETRRSFVIALSKCEIISIDKEIVNKYISINPNFSLCIIQDLSRDINSLFDQISISTFLDAKQKIAYFIVKSIKNNHCFVKENIFYIYYTQDDIAKILGLSRPTVNKTLSFFKNQNWLETKYSYISILNLQAIENFLI; translated from the coding sequence ATGTATAATATAAAGGCTTTTTTAAATGATATTTCTATAAATAAAATGTGTGTATTATTAGAAAAAATTCAACCTGCTAAAATATATAACAAGGGAGATTTTATATTTCATCAGGAAGATAAAGCTGACTGCTTTTATTTCTTAAAATCAGGAGCAATAAGAACATTTTCAACTTCCGTTAACGGAGATGAAAGAACAATTTTTATATTAAGAAAACAAGGTGTTTTTGGAACATCCTCATTTTTTACAAATGAAACAAGACGTTCTTTTGTAATAGCTTTATCTAAATGTGAAATAATCTCAATAGATAAGGAAATTGTAAACAAATATATTTCTATTAATCCAAATTTTTCTTTATGTATAATTCAAGATTTATCAAGAGATATAAACTCACTTTTTGATCAAATTTCAATTTCAACATTCTTAGATGCAAAACAAAAAATTGCATATTTCATTGTAAAAAGTATAAAAAACAATCATTGCTTTGTTAAAGAAAATATTTTCTATATTTATTATACTCAAGATGATATCGCAAAAATCCTAGGTCTATCAAGACCAACAGTTAATAAAACCTTATCATTCTTTAAAAATCAAAATTGGCTTGAAACAAAATATAGTTATATTTCTATATTAAATTTGCAAGCTATTGAGAATTTCTTGATATAA